The Amycolatopsis sp. DG1A-15b genome window below encodes:
- the hisG gene encoding ATP phosphoribosyltransferase, whose product MLRVAVPNKGALAAAATEMLGEAGYRKRHEQRDLTVLDPVNEVEFFFLRPKDIAIYVGSGDLDLGITGRDLALDSGAPVEEVQALGFGGSTFRYAAPAGRDWKPADLHGKRLATSYPRLVRDDLARHGVEAEVIRLDGAVEISIQLGVADAIADVVESGRSLRQNNLVAFGDPICVSEAVLLQRRGSEESKAKSQLAARLRGVVFAQQYMMLDYDCPRTLVERAIAITPGLESPTVAPLADDDWVAVRAMVSRKKVNFVMDELAEVGAKAILASDIRSCRL is encoded by the coding sequence ATGCTGCGTGTTGCCGTGCCGAACAAGGGAGCCCTCGCCGCCGCGGCGACGGAGATGCTCGGCGAGGCGGGCTACCGCAAGCGGCATGAGCAGCGCGACCTGACGGTGCTCGACCCGGTGAACGAGGTCGAGTTCTTCTTCCTGCGGCCCAAGGACATCGCCATCTACGTCGGCTCCGGCGACCTCGACCTCGGCATCACCGGCCGTGACCTCGCGCTCGACTCGGGCGCCCCGGTGGAGGAGGTCCAGGCGCTGGGCTTCGGCGGCTCGACGTTCCGCTACGCGGCCCCGGCCGGCCGGGACTGGAAGCCGGCGGACCTGCACGGCAAGCGGCTGGCGACGTCGTACCCGCGGCTGGTCCGCGACGACCTCGCCCGCCACGGCGTCGAGGCCGAGGTGATCCGCCTCGACGGCGCGGTGGAGATCTCGATCCAGCTCGGCGTGGCGGACGCGATCGCGGACGTCGTCGAGTCGGGCCGGTCGCTGCGGCAGAACAACCTGGTGGCGTTCGGCGACCCGATCTGCGTGTCGGAAGCCGTGCTGCTGCAGCGCCGGGGCAGCGAGGAGAGCAAGGCGAAGTCGCAGCTGGCCGCGCGCCTGCGCGGGGTCGTGTTCGCGCAGCAGTACATGATGCTCGACTACGACTGCCCGCGGACGCTGGTGGAGCGCGCGATCGCGATCACGCCCGGCCTGGAGTCGCCGACGGTGGCGCCGCTGGCCGACGACGACTGGGTCGCCGTCCGCGCGATGGTGTCGCGCAAGAAGGTCAACTTCGTCATGGACGAGCTCGCCGAGGTGGGCGCCAAGGCGATCCTGGCGTCGGACATCCGGTCCTGCCGGCTCTGA
- a CDS encoding phosphoribosyl-ATP diphosphatase has protein sequence MKTFDELFAELAERARTRPDGSGTVVALDAGVHAQGKKVLEEAGEVWIAAEHESDDRLAEEISQLLYRVQVLMLGRGLSTEDVYRYL, from the coding sequence GTGAAGACCTTCGATGAGCTGTTCGCGGAGCTTGCCGAGCGCGCGCGTACCCGTCCCGACGGGTCCGGCACCGTCGTCGCCCTCGACGCCGGGGTGCACGCCCAGGGCAAGAAGGTGCTCGAGGAAGCCGGCGAGGTGTGGATCGCCGCCGAGCACGAGTCCGACGACCGCCTCGCCGAGGAGATCTCCCAGCTGCTGTACCGGGTACAGGTGCTGATGCTCGGGCGCGGGCTGTCGACCGAGGACGTCTACCGCTACCTGTGA
- a CDS encoding methylated-DNA--[protein]-cysteine S-methyltransferase: MRTHAVVDSPCGPLTLVAEGAALCGLYMVDQRHRPDELTFGSHDPSAEVFDRAETELKEYFAGQRHEFEVPLTFVGTPFQQAVWAQLRKIPYGTTISYGQLADRLGNPAASRAVGLANGKNPIGIIVPCHRVVGSTGSLTGYGGGLERKRYLLDFEQGALF, from the coding sequence ATGCGCACCCACGCCGTCGTCGACAGCCCGTGCGGCCCGTTGACGCTGGTCGCCGAGGGCGCCGCGCTCTGCGGCCTCTACATGGTCGACCAGCGCCACCGCCCGGACGAGCTGACCTTCGGCTCGCACGACCCGAGCGCGGAGGTCTTCGACCGCGCCGAAACCGAGCTGAAGGAGTACTTCGCCGGGCAGCGCCACGAGTTCGAAGTGCCGCTCACTTTCGTGGGCACGCCGTTCCAGCAGGCGGTCTGGGCCCAGCTGCGCAAGATCCCGTACGGCACGACGATCTCCTACGGGCAGCTCGCCGACCGGCTGGGCAACCCCGCGGCGTCGCGGGCGGTCGGGCTGGCCAACGGCAAGAACCCGATCGGCATCATCGTCCCGTGCCACCGGGTGGTCGGCTCCACCGGCTCGCTCACCGGCTACGGCGGCGGCCTCGAGCGCAAGCGGTACCTGCTGGACTTCGAGCAGGGCGCGCTCTTCTGA
- a CDS encoding AlkA N-terminal domain-containing protein yields the protein MHEDFERCVRAVQAKDARFDGWFYCAVLTTRIYCRPSCPVVPPKRQNMSFHPSAAAAQQAGFRACKRCRPDASPGSPLWNERADLVARAMRLIADGVVDTEGVRGLAARLGYSVRQVERQVFAELGAGPLALARAQRAQTARTLIETTKLPMTELALAAGFGSIRTFNDTVREVFALSPTELRSRAKSTPQAAAGALVLRLPYRKPLCPDNLFGHLVATGVPGVEEWRDGAYRRTLRLPHGHGVVALRPENGHIACRLTLADLRDLPAATSRCRRLLDLDADPVAVDDQLATDPLLAPLVAAAPGRRVPRTTDGAEFAVRAVLGQQVSTAAARTHAARLVVAHGEPVDDPGGGLTHLFPSPEALASLDPETLAMPRSRRRTLLGLVSALTDGLDLSAGSDWEAARAALGALPGFGPWTVETVAMRALGDPDAFLPTDLGIKYAAEALGLGGPAAVVARSAAWRPWRAYATQHLWATGDHAINRMPAA from the coding sequence GTGCATGAGGACTTCGAGCGGTGCGTGCGGGCCGTGCAGGCGAAGGACGCCCGGTTCGACGGGTGGTTCTACTGCGCGGTGCTGACGACCCGGATCTACTGCCGGCCCAGCTGCCCGGTCGTGCCGCCCAAGCGGCAGAACATGAGCTTCCACCCGAGCGCCGCGGCCGCCCAGCAGGCCGGGTTCCGGGCGTGCAAGCGCTGCCGTCCCGACGCCAGTCCCGGCTCGCCGCTGTGGAACGAGCGCGCCGACCTGGTGGCGCGCGCGATGCGGCTGATCGCGGACGGCGTCGTCGACACCGAAGGCGTCCGCGGCCTCGCCGCCCGCCTCGGCTACAGCGTCCGGCAGGTCGAACGCCAGGTGTTCGCCGAACTCGGCGCCGGTCCGCTGGCTCTGGCCCGGGCCCAGCGCGCGCAGACCGCCCGCACCCTGATCGAGACGACCAAGCTGCCGATGACCGAGCTGGCCCTGGCCGCCGGGTTCGGCAGCATCCGGACGTTCAACGACACCGTCCGCGAGGTGTTCGCCCTCTCACCGACGGAGCTGCGCAGCCGCGCGAAGAGCACGCCGCAGGCCGCCGCCGGAGCGCTCGTGCTGCGGCTGCCCTACCGGAAGCCGCTGTGCCCGGACAACCTCTTCGGGCACCTGGTGGCGACCGGCGTGCCGGGCGTGGAGGAGTGGCGGGACGGCGCCTACCGGCGGACGCTGCGGCTGCCGCACGGCCACGGCGTCGTCGCGCTGCGGCCGGAGAACGGCCACATCGCCTGCCGGCTCACCCTCGCCGACCTCCGGGACCTGCCCGCCGCCACCAGCCGGTGCCGCCGGCTGCTCGACCTCGACGCCGACCCGGTCGCCGTCGACGACCAGCTCGCCACCGACCCGCTGCTCGCCCCGCTCGTCGCGGCCGCGCCCGGCCGCCGGGTCCCGCGCACCACCGACGGCGCCGAGTTCGCCGTGCGGGCCGTGCTGGGCCAGCAGGTCTCGACTGCGGCGGCGCGCACCCACGCGGCCCGGCTCGTCGTCGCGCACGGCGAGCCGGTCGACGACCCCGGAGGCGGCCTCACCCACCTGTTCCCCTCGCCCGAGGCACTCGCTTCGCTGGACCCCGAGACGCTGGCCATGCCGCGCAGCCGCCGTCGCACGCTGCTCGGGCTGGTCTCGGCGTTGACCGACGGCCTGGACCTCAGCGCGGGCAGCGACTGGGAGGCGGCCCGGGCCGCGCTGGGCGCGTTGCCCGGCTTCGGGCCGTGGACGGTCGAAACCGTCGCGATGCGCGCTCTCGGCGACCCGGACGCCTTCCTCCCCACCGATCTCGGCATCAAGTACGCGGCGGAAGCCCTCGGGCTCGGCGGCCCGGCGGCCGTCGTCGCCCGGTCCGCGGCGTGGCGCCCCTGGCGCGCCTACGCCACCCAGCACCTGTGGGCCACCGGAGACCACGCGATCAACCGGATGCCCGCGGCATGA
- a CDS encoding HAD family phosphatase: MDGLVAVLWDMDGTLVDSEKLWDVALYETAESLGGKLSEQQRMTLVGSNMDDTSAYLLEVVGLPVTPEAIASTGEEIRRRTAGLFDDELPWRPGAREALTAVREAGLRSALVTSTERDLTELALNTIGRDFFDVTVCGDEVEGLNKPHPRPYLKAAELLGADPARCVAVEDSPPGTASAVAAGCTVLVIPNDVEVEAGERRVFRDSLVGIDVPALAALLG, encoded by the coding sequence GTGGACGGACTCGTGGCCGTGCTGTGGGACATGGACGGCACGCTCGTCGATTCCGAAAAGCTGTGGGACGTCGCGCTGTACGAGACGGCGGAATCACTCGGCGGCAAGCTTTCCGAGCAACAGCGGATGACGCTCGTCGGGTCCAACATGGACGATACGTCGGCGTACCTCCTCGAAGTGGTCGGCCTTCCGGTGACGCCCGAGGCGATCGCGTCGACCGGCGAGGAAATCCGCCGTCGCACGGCGGGGTTGTTCGACGACGAGCTGCCGTGGCGCCCGGGCGCGCGTGAGGCGTTGACGGCGGTGCGCGAAGCCGGTTTGCGGTCGGCGCTGGTCACCTCCACCGAGCGCGACCTGACCGAGCTCGCGCTGAACACGATCGGCCGGGACTTCTTCGACGTCACCGTGTGCGGCGACGAGGTCGAAGGTCTGAACAAGCCGCACCCGCGCCCGTACCTCAAGGCGGCCGAGCTGCTCGGTGCCGACCCGGCGCGCTGCGTCGCGGTCGAGGACTCCCCGCCGGGCACGGCGTCGGCGGTCGCCGCGGGCTGCACGGTGCTGGTCATCCCGAACGACGTCGAGGTCGAGGCGGGGGAGCGGCGGGTGTTCCGCGACTCGCTCGTCGGCATCGACGTGCCGGCGCTGGCGGCCCTGCTCGGCTGA
- the metH gene encoding methionine synthase, which produces MSDRLSSPFLEALRSRVLVADGAMGTALQAHDLSLADFDGLEGCNEILNVTRPDVVRSVHRGYLEAGADAVETNTFGANFANFAEYDITGRIFELAEAGARLARETADDFATPDRPRFVLGSVGPGTKLPTLGHAPFTTLRDAYREEVRGLLAGGADAVIVETTQDILQTKASIIGAKRAMAAEGRHVPILASITVETTGTMLLGTEVGAALAALEPLGIDVIGLNCATGPAEMSEHLRQLAKHARVPLSVMPNAGLPELGPDGAVYPLGPEALVEALTGFVREFGVGLVGGCCGTTDEHIRQLAAAVSETKPVPRRPRPEPGVSSLYQAVPFKQDASVLMIGERTNANGSKAFRTAMLEGRWDDCVEIAREQTRDGAHLLDLCVDYVGRDGTADMAELAGRLATASTLPIMLDSTEVAVLKAGLQRLGGRCAVNSVNYEDGDGPESRFTQVMDLVGEYGAAVVALTIDEEGQARTATKKADIATRLIDDITGKWGLRTSDVIIDALTFTIATGQEESRRDGVETIEAIREIKRRHPEVQTTLGLSNISFGLNPAARQVLNSVFLHECVQAGLDTAIVHASKILPMARIPDDQRAIALDLVYDRRREGYDPLQELMALFEGVSAASSKASRAEELAALPLFERLERRIVDGERNGLADDLDAALEQRPALQIINDTLLSGMKTVGELFGSGQMQLPFVLQSAEVMKAAVAHLEPHMETGDDSGKGRIVLATVRGDVHDIGKNLVDIILSNNGYEVVNLGIKQPITTILDAAEENGADAIGMSGLLVKSTVIMKENLQEMNSRGVWARWPVLLGGAALTRSYVENDLSELYLGDVRYARDAFEGLRLMDAIMAAKRGESPLVDADAEKKRRERRERRERSLRIAEARKARKADEEALEGPPPARSDVATDVPLPAPPFWGSRVVKGVALADYAAMLDERATFMGQWGLKGARGGAGPTYDELVESEGRPRLRYWLDRLTADGVLAHAAVVYGYFPCVAEGDDLVVLTEPEPGAPERLRFTFPRQRRDRRLCLADFYRPRETGEVDVVPFTVVTMGQPIADYANELFAADAYRDYLEVHGLGVQLTEALAEYWHCRIRAELTLPGGVAVASEDPDDVEDFFKLGYRGARFSLGYGACPDLEDRAKIVALLEPGRIGVKLSEEYQLHPEQSTDAIVCHHPEAKYFNT; this is translated from the coding sequence ATGTCCGACCGCCTGTCGTCGCCCTTCCTCGAAGCCCTTCGCTCGCGCGTTCTGGTGGCCGACGGCGCGATGGGCACCGCCCTGCAGGCCCACGACCTCAGCCTGGCCGATTTCGACGGCCTCGAAGGCTGCAACGAGATCCTCAACGTCACCCGGCCGGACGTGGTCCGCTCGGTGCACCGGGGCTACCTGGAGGCGGGCGCGGACGCCGTCGAGACGAACACTTTCGGGGCCAATTTCGCCAACTTCGCCGAGTACGACATCACCGGGCGGATCTTCGAGCTCGCCGAGGCCGGCGCCCGGCTGGCCCGCGAGACCGCCGACGACTTCGCGACGCCGGACCGCCCGCGGTTCGTGCTCGGCTCGGTCGGGCCGGGCACGAAGCTCCCGACGCTCGGCCACGCGCCGTTCACCACGCTGCGGGACGCCTACCGCGAAGAGGTCCGGGGCCTGCTGGCCGGCGGCGCCGACGCGGTGATCGTCGAGACCACCCAGGACATCCTCCAGACGAAGGCGTCGATCATCGGCGCGAAGCGGGCGATGGCCGCCGAGGGCCGGCACGTGCCGATCCTCGCTTCGATCACCGTCGAAACCACCGGCACCATGCTGCTCGGCACCGAGGTCGGCGCGGCGCTGGCCGCCCTGGAGCCGCTCGGCATCGACGTCATCGGGCTCAACTGCGCCACCGGGCCGGCCGAGATGAGCGAGCACCTGCGGCAGCTGGCCAAGCACGCCCGGGTGCCGCTGTCGGTGATGCCCAACGCCGGCCTGCCGGAGCTCGGCCCGGACGGCGCGGTCTACCCGCTCGGCCCGGAGGCCCTGGTCGAGGCGCTGACCGGGTTCGTCCGCGAGTTCGGCGTCGGCCTGGTCGGCGGCTGCTGCGGCACCACCGACGAGCACATCCGGCAGCTCGCCGCGGCGGTCTCCGAGACGAAACCGGTCCCGCGGCGGCCGCGGCCCGAGCCGGGCGTGTCGTCGCTCTACCAGGCGGTGCCGTTCAAGCAGGACGCCAGCGTGCTGATGATCGGCGAGCGGACCAACGCCAACGGCTCGAAGGCGTTCCGCACCGCGATGCTGGAGGGCCGCTGGGACGACTGCGTCGAGATCGCCCGCGAACAGACCCGCGACGGCGCCCACCTGCTGGACCTGTGCGTCGACTACGTCGGCCGCGACGGCACCGCGGACATGGCCGAGCTGGCCGGGCGCCTGGCCACCGCGTCCACCCTGCCGATCATGCTCGACTCCACCGAGGTCGCGGTGCTGAAGGCGGGGCTGCAGCGGCTCGGCGGCCGCTGCGCGGTCAACTCCGTCAACTACGAGGACGGCGACGGCCCGGAGTCCCGGTTCACCCAGGTCATGGACCTGGTCGGCGAGTACGGCGCCGCCGTCGTCGCCCTGACCATCGACGAGGAAGGCCAGGCGCGCACCGCGACGAAGAAGGCCGACATCGCCACCCGGCTGATCGACGACATCACCGGCAAGTGGGGGCTGCGGACTTCCGACGTCATCATCGATGCGCTGACCTTCACCATCGCCACCGGCCAGGAGGAGTCGCGCCGCGACGGCGTCGAAACGATCGAAGCCATCCGCGAGATCAAACGCCGCCACCCCGAGGTCCAGACCACGCTCGGCCTGTCCAACATCTCCTTCGGGCTGAACCCGGCGGCGCGCCAGGTGCTCAACTCGGTGTTCCTGCACGAATGCGTCCAAGCCGGCCTGGACACCGCGATCGTGCACGCGTCGAAGATCCTCCCGATGGCCCGGATCCCGGACGACCAGCGCGCGATCGCCCTGGACCTCGTCTACGACCGCCGTCGCGAAGGCTACGACCCGCTGCAGGAGCTGATGGCCCTGTTCGAGGGTGTCAGCGCGGCGTCGTCCAAGGCTTCGCGCGCCGAAGAGCTGGCCGCCCTGCCGCTGTTCGAACGCCTCGAACGCCGGATCGTCGACGGCGAACGCAACGGACTCGCCGACGACCTCGACGCGGCCCTGGAACAGCGGCCCGCCCTGCAGATCATCAACGACACGCTGCTGTCCGGCATGAAGACCGTCGGCGAGCTGTTCGGGTCCGGGCAGATGCAGCTGCCCTTCGTGCTGCAGTCGGCCGAGGTGATGAAGGCCGCCGTCGCCCACCTCGAACCGCACATGGAGACCGGCGACGACTCCGGCAAGGGCCGGATCGTGCTGGCCACCGTGCGCGGCGACGTGCACGACATCGGCAAGAACCTCGTCGACATCATCCTGTCCAACAACGGCTACGAGGTGGTCAACCTCGGCATCAAGCAGCCGATCACGACCATCCTCGACGCGGCCGAGGAAAACGGCGCCGACGCCATCGGGATGTCCGGGCTGCTGGTCAAGTCGACGGTGATCATGAAGGAGAACCTCCAGGAGATGAACTCCCGGGGCGTCTGGGCGCGCTGGCCGGTGCTGCTCGGCGGCGCGGCGCTGACCCGGTCCTACGTGGAGAACGACCTGAGCGAGCTGTACCTCGGCGACGTCCGCTACGCCCGGGACGCGTTCGAAGGCTTGCGGCTGATGGACGCGATCATGGCCGCCAAGCGCGGGGAGTCGCCGCTGGTGGACGCCGACGCGGAGAAGAAGCGCCGAGAGCGCAGGGAACGCCGCGAACGCTCGCTGCGGATCGCCGAGGCGCGCAAAGCCCGCAAGGCCGACGAGGAAGCCCTCGAAGGGCCGCCGCCCGCGCGCTCGGACGTCGCCACCGACGTCCCGCTGCCGGCGCCGCCCTTCTGGGGCTCGCGGGTGGTCAAGGGCGTCGCGCTCGCCGACTACGCCGCCATGCTCGACGAGCGGGCGACCTTCATGGGGCAGTGGGGGCTCAAGGGCGCCCGCGGCGGCGCCGGGCCGACCTACGACGAACTCGTCGAGTCCGAAGGCCGGCCGCGGCTGCGGTACTGGCTCGACCGGTTGACCGCCGACGGCGTCCTGGCGCACGCGGCCGTCGTCTACGGCTACTTCCCGTGCGTCGCCGAGGGCGACGACCTCGTCGTGCTCACCGAACCCGAGCCGGGCGCACCGGAGCGGCTGCGCTTCACCTTCCCGCGCCAGCGCCGCGACCGGCGGCTCTGCCTGGCCGACTTCTACCGCCCACGGGAGACGGGCGAAGTCGACGTCGTGCCCTTCACCGTCGTCACCATGGGCCAGCCGATCGCCGACTACGCGAACGAGCTGTTCGCCGCCGACGCCTACCGCGACTACCTCGAAGTCCACGGCCTCGGCGTCCAGCTCACCGAGGCGCTGGCCGAGTACTGGCACTGCCGCATCCGGGCCGAGCTCACCCTGCCCGGCGGTGTGGCGGTCGCCTCAGAGGACCCCGACGACGTCGAGGACTTCTTCAAGCTCGGCTACCGTGGGGCGAGGTTCTCCCTGGGCTACGGCGCCTGTCCCGACCTCGAAGACCGGGCGAAGATCGTCGCCCTCCTCGAACCGGGCCGGATCGGCGTGAAGCTGTCCGAGGAGTACCAGCTGCACCCCGAGCAGTCGACCGACGCGATCGTCTGCCACCACCCGGAAGCCAAGTACTTCAACACCTGA
- a CDS encoding PAC2 family protein, with the protein MSEPVDETPRPPGDRTEPTRPLMVVAFEGWNDAGDAASRAVEHLQLNWDATPLAELEPDDYYDFQVSRPTVRMVDGVTRRVDWPTTTLSVCRPDGFDRDVVLVQGPEPNMRWRAFCAELLDHIKQLDVATVVTLGALLADTAHTRPVPVTGTAYDKDTASLYGLDLNNYQGPTGIVGILQDYCVQAGIPAVSIWAAVPHYVSHPPSPKATLALLHKLEDILDVEIPLGALPEQSEEWQRTVSEMADEDEEISEYVRSLEERGDAQTEVAEQDVSGDKIAAEFERYLRRRGRGGGQEGFGLR; encoded by the coding sequence GTGAGTGAGCCCGTCGACGAGACCCCGCGGCCGCCCGGCGACCGCACCGAACCCACCCGGCCTTTGATGGTGGTCGCCTTCGAAGGCTGGAACGACGCAGGTGACGCGGCCAGCCGGGCGGTCGAGCACCTGCAGCTGAACTGGGACGCCACGCCGCTGGCCGAGCTGGAGCCCGACGACTACTACGACTTCCAGGTCAGCCGCCCGACCGTCCGGATGGTGGACGGCGTCACTCGACGGGTGGACTGGCCGACCACGACGCTGTCCGTGTGCCGCCCGGACGGGTTCGACCGGGACGTCGTCCTCGTGCAGGGCCCCGAGCCGAACATGCGCTGGCGCGCCTTCTGCGCCGAGCTGCTCGACCACATCAAGCAGCTGGACGTCGCGACGGTGGTGACGTTGGGGGCGCTGCTCGCCGACACCGCGCACACCCGCCCGGTCCCGGTGACCGGGACGGCGTACGACAAGGACACCGCGTCCCTGTACGGCCTCGACCTGAACAACTACCAGGGCCCGACCGGCATCGTCGGCATCCTGCAGGACTACTGCGTGCAGGCGGGCATCCCGGCCGTCTCGATCTGGGCCGCGGTGCCGCACTACGTGTCGCACCCGCCGTCCCCGAAGGCGACGCTGGCGCTGCTGCACAAGCTGGAGGACATCCTCGACGTCGAGATCCCGCTGGGCGCGCTGCCCGAGCAGTCCGAGGAGTGGCAGCGCACGGTCAGCGAGATGGCCGACGAAGACGAGGAGATCAGCGAGTACGTCCGCAGCCTCGAAGAGCGCGGTGACGCGCAGACCGAGGTCGCGGAGCAGGACGTCAGCGGTGACAAGATCGCCGCCGAGTTCGAGCGCTACCTGCGCCGCCGCGGCCGGGGCGGCGGACAGGAAGGCTTCGGCCTGCGCTGA
- a CDS encoding phosphotriesterase has protein sequence MTGEPKVRTVLGDIDPAELGVTNSHDHLFFASKLLPDQELDDPTRAIHELLSFQGAGGAAVVQWTPFGLGRQTHKLAWMAEELGMHVVAATGLHRAAHYSPTVLTKVIDDLVRVFVDDLVEGTPPTDRPYDPRTGPRAGLIKVAGGYHGVDSHARLTLTAAAVAHDETGAPIAVHLELGTAGLEVVDLLCQKMSVPPERVILGHLNRNPDPMVQREIAETGVFLAFDGPSRANHATDPRLFDGLQALVEAGHGGQILLGGDTTTAAARYVAEGPGMRYLLTTLAPRLTKQLGGDVVTAMLVANPARAFATSWLK, from the coding sequence GTGACTGGGGAACCCAAGGTCCGCACGGTGCTGGGTGACATCGATCCGGCCGAACTGGGCGTGACGAACTCGCACGACCACCTCTTCTTCGCCTCGAAGCTGCTGCCGGACCAGGAGCTCGACGACCCGACGCGCGCGATCCACGAGCTCCTCAGCTTCCAGGGGGCGGGCGGGGCGGCCGTCGTGCAGTGGACCCCGTTCGGCCTCGGTCGCCAGACGCACAAGCTGGCCTGGATGGCCGAAGAGCTGGGGATGCACGTGGTGGCGGCCACCGGCCTCCACCGGGCCGCGCACTACTCACCGACCGTGCTGACCAAGGTGATCGACGACCTGGTCCGGGTCTTCGTCGACGACCTGGTCGAGGGCACTCCGCCGACGGACCGCCCCTACGACCCGCGGACCGGGCCGCGTGCCGGGCTGATCAAGGTCGCCGGCGGCTACCACGGTGTCGACTCCCACGCGCGGCTGACGTTGACCGCCGCCGCGGTGGCACACGACGAGACCGGTGCGCCGATCGCCGTGCACCTGGAACTGGGCACCGCGGGTCTCGAAGTCGTCGACCTGTTGTGCCAGAAAATGAGCGTGCCACCCGAACGGGTGATCCTCGGCCACCTCAACCGCAACCCGGACCCGATGGTCCAGCGCGAGATCGCCGAAACCGGCGTGTTCCTGGCCTTCGACGGCCCGTCCCGTGCCAACCACGCCACCGACCCGCGGCTCTTCGACGGTCTCCAAGCGCTCGTCGAGGCCGGTCACGGCGGCCAGATCCTGCTCGGCGGCGACACGACGACGGCCGCGGCCCGCTACGTCGCCGAAGGCCCGGGGATGCGTTACCTGCTCACCACGCTCGCGCCGCGGCTGACCAAGCAGCTCGGCGGCGACGTCGTCACCGCCATGCTGGTGGCGAACCCCGCGCGGGCGTTCGCCACCAGCTGGCTCAAGTGA
- a CDS encoding CGNR zinc finger domain-containing protein translates to MSEDFRLDMGAPWLNLLATRGRHFGAQPVERIQTVERLRDWFAQVELTPLTPVTYADVRAAHRLREALRDLALGVVDGVPPGAGQVRPLTAFLKTEPVHLAALDRLRRSAPATAADALGRLACQAADWLTGPLRHELRVCPEEDCRGVFADPGGRRRWCPSPACASRGRVRALRERRRGES, encoded by the coding sequence GTGTCCGAAGACTTCCGCCTCGACATGGGCGCACCCTGGCTGAACCTCCTGGCCACCCGCGGCCGCCACTTCGGGGCCCAGCCGGTCGAGCGGATCCAGACGGTGGAGCGGCTGCGCGACTGGTTCGCCCAGGTCGAGCTGACCCCGCTCACCCCCGTCACGTACGCCGATGTGCGCGCGGCCCACCGGCTCCGCGAAGCCCTCCGGGACCTCGCGCTGGGCGTGGTCGACGGCGTTCCGCCCGGAGCCGGCCAGGTGCGCCCGCTGACGGCCTTCCTCAAGACCGAGCCGGTCCACCTCGCCGCGCTCGACCGGCTCCGGCGGAGCGCCCCCGCGACCGCCGCCGACGCGCTCGGCAGGCTGGCCTGCCAAGCCGCGGACTGGCTCACCGGGCCCCTGCGGCACGAGCTGCGGGTCTGCCCGGAGGAGGACTGCCGGGGTGTCTTCGCCGACCCGGGCGGGCGGCGGCGCTGGTGTCCTTCCCCGGCCTGCGCCAGCCGGGGCCGGGTCCGGGCGCTCAGGGAGCGGCGGCGCGGGGAATCATGA
- a CDS encoding metallophosphoesterase: MPHLFATSDLHVTHEGNGPILDSVVPETPEDWLLVAGDVAELAEATIGTLKTLRSRFAKVVWVPGNHELWTTKNDDCQLRGQARYEYLVEQCREIGVLTPEDEFPVWRHGPRPLTIAPLFLLYDYSWRTPEAEGKSLEEALRQAREAGVVCTDEYFLHPDPYPSRQAWCADRLKISTERLDAIPGDHGTILMSHWPLHRHPTAPLYWPEFALWCGTTKTADWHVRYRAEIAVYGHLHIPRSTEADGVRFEEVSLGYPREWRKRARGAVPMRRILWPS, translated from the coding sequence GTGCCGCACCTCTTCGCCACCAGCGACCTCCACGTGACCCACGAGGGCAACGGCCCGATCCTCGACTCGGTCGTCCCGGAAACCCCCGAAGACTGGCTGCTCGTCGCCGGCGACGTCGCCGAGCTGGCCGAAGCCACCATCGGGACGCTGAAGACCCTGCGCAGCCGGTTCGCGAAGGTCGTCTGGGTGCCGGGCAACCACGAGCTGTGGACGACGAAGAACGACGACTGCCAGCTGCGGGGCCAGGCCCGGTACGAGTACCTCGTCGAACAGTGCCGCGAGATCGGCGTGCTGACGCCGGAGGACGAGTTCCCGGTCTGGCGGCACGGTCCGCGGCCGCTGACGATCGCGCCGTTGTTCCTGCTCTACGACTACAGCTGGCGGACCCCGGAGGCGGAGGGCAAGTCCCTGGAGGAGGCCCTGCGCCAGGCGCGCGAGGCCGGGGTGGTCTGCACGGACGAGTACTTCCTGCACCCGGACCCGTACCCCAGCCGCCAGGCGTGGTGCGCGGACCGGCTGAAGATCAGCACCGAGCGCCTCGACGCGATCCCCGGGGACCACGGCACGATCCTGATGTCGCACTGGCCGCTGCACCGCCACCCGACGGCGCCGCTGTACTGGCCGGAGTTCGCGCTCTGGTGCGGCACGACCAAGACGGCGGACTGGCACGTCCGCTACCGCGCGGAGATCGCCGTCTACGGCCACCTGCACATCCCCCGCAGCACCGAGGCCGACGGCGTCCGGTTCGAAGAGGTCTCGCTGGGCTATCCGCGCGAGTGGCGGAAGCGGGCGCGGGGCGCGGTGCCGATGCGCCGGATCCTCTGGCCGTCATGA